DNA from Luteolibacter yonseiensis:
GCGCTCCAGTGCCGCACCGGCGGATCTTTCCGGGCTTGAAAACCAGCTCCGCATCGCAGGCGAGGAGAATGAGATGCTCAGGCGGGAGAACGAGTCGCTCCGTTCGCTCGCGCAAGGCGGTGGCGAACTTTCCGTGCCGCAGGAATTCATCGATCGTGCGGAGAAGGAATCCGGTCTTCGTTTCATTTCCTCTCCGGTGCTCCACCGCCTGGCGTCGGAGGAACTCCGTGACAGGATCACCGCCGCCATCGAGAGCGAATTCGGTCCGGCAGGCATCGATGATCGTCAGGAAGCCTACAAGCACATCGGCTGGCTCAGGCCGGACGATGATCTCCTCGCGCAGCTCTCCGCCGTGCGGGCGGTCGGGGCGTTGGGGTGGTTTGACGAGGTCACCGGCGAGGGGTGGGTGACGGATCGGGTCGATCTGAAGAACATCCCGGACCAGGCCGTGCTTTTGCGGCTGCTCACCCGTATCGTGCTGAATCAACATTTCCCGCCGCCGCCCGCCTACCCGGGCGACGACGCGGCGCGGGCGAGGGAGGCGGTTCATGAAGGTGCCGCTGCGGGTGCTGAAGCACGTTTTTATGCGGCGAGCGCCCAAACCATCGGCTTCATGCCCATGAAGGAAAACGCGGAGCTCGGACTGCTTGTCGCCAGCCTCCCGCCTTTCATGCAAACGCTCACGCGGTTTCCCCTCACGATCGGCAAGGGACTGGCGGATTCCGCGCACGTCCAAGGCAATGAAAAATTCCAGGCGCTTTTCCGCAATCCGCCGCGGACGACGCGGTCGATCCTGCATCCTCTTGAGTCCGCGCGCGAGGCTCCGGTATTCGAGCTTCCCGCCACACCCGAGGACGCCTTTCTCACCGAGTCGGGCGGTCTCCTCGGGCTGCGTTCCTGGCTCGAACTCGGCACCGAGCCGGGCGCTGCCGCCGAAATCGCGTCCGCATGGCAGGCCGACCGTTATGTATTGTTTCCAGATGGCGAGGCGTCCACGGCGGTTTTGTGGGAGATCGAAATGAGCGATGCCGGCGCGGCGGATCGCTTGCAAGAGGTCGCGCTGCGGATCGTCGCCGGCCTGGCAGGCCGGAAGTCTCCCGCGAAACCCGGCCAAAAAGTCACCTCATCAGACAAGCGCCACCTCCTGCTCACCCGGCCATCTCCCACGCGCATTCGTTTTCTCAATACATTCGAGCCCACGACGGCAGACGCGCTTGGGGGCAGGTGAACCCTTCCTTGAACCCAACCGCCCATTTTCAAAGTTTTCCATGATCGCCAAACAAGTCATTTTCGAAGGCCGGGTGCAGGGTGTCGGATTCCGCTACACCGTGAAAGAACTGGCGCGCGGTTTCGATGTGTGTGGCTGGGTGAAGAACCTCCCGGACGGTACTGTCGAACTGCAGGCGATGGGCGAGAAGGACGAACTGGAGTCGTTCATCAGGGAAATCGCGGAAGAGTCGAACGTCGCGCACCACATCAGGAATCTGACGGCGGTGAAGATCCCGCTTCTGGAAAACTGCCGGGGATTCAGCATCGAGAGATGAACAGATCGGGCGAAGCCATCTCCACGGTTGTCCGCGCTGGTCACGGATTCCGTGTCTCCAATGAAACCTTGCCTGAGACATCTTGCGCCACCACCCACCATGGGCCCTCGCGGTAGGCCATGACAGGTTTACCATCAGATAAAACGCCATCGGATTTTTCACCTGCGGGAAGTCTGACCCGGGCGCTTGATCCGGGAGGAAGAGAGAGTGTGAGCTTGAATGTCCCGCCATTCTCCCAGCGGACGTGAAGCGGGCCGCGCGGAGTTGGAATTTTTCCTCCCGCATTTTTCAGGTTGCCGGGATTTGGAGCGATGCTCACACGAGTCCAACCGGGTGCCAGGGGGTATGCGCCGAGAATGTAGCGCGGAAACAGGTTCGCGGGCGCGGCTCCCCAAGCGTGATTCCAATCCTGGTTCGGTTTATATTTTTGATCCCAAGCTTCCCAGGTAATGGTGGTGCCGCTGTCCAGCATGTGTTTCCAACTGCGGTCGTTGGGCGCGGTGATGAGCTCGATGGCCTGGGCGGCCGCGTCATTTTCAAAAAGTCCTTCCAGCAGATATTGTGCTGCGTAAACCGAGCATGCCATGCCGCGCCCTCCAAGCCAGCGGACAATCTTTTCCCGACAGTCCGGCGGGACGACTCCGAAAGCGATTGGAAAGAGATTGGCATGCAAGGACGCATGATCCGTGCCTTCCCCGTCCCGATAAAGACCACGCGCCGGATCAAAGAGCACCCTGTGGAACGAGGCGCGGGCCGTCATCAGATTTTGTTCATAGTAGGCGGCGTCCCCCTCTCTTTCCAAGGCGCGGGCGAGTTCCGCCATGCAGGTGAGGCCACGCAGGTGGAAGGCGTTCATCACCGTGTTCACGGGTTTGAATACATGGCCGTCGCGCTCACCCGCGGGCCAGTCCACGAGATCGTTCTTGATCTCATCTTTGGGAGTGACGATCAGCCCGTCGGCCCGTGCATGCCTGAGATGGAGTTTCCCTTTCAGCCCGGGGTAGCGGGCGGCGAGCCATTCGACATCTCCTGTCCACATCCAGTCGGCGTGCGCCATGAAGATCATGTGCGTGGCCCATTCCGTCGGCCAGGTGGGATATTTCATCAGGCGGTCGAAGGTATCGCGGGCCATTTCGATGTCCCCCTCGGTGTAATAGTGGCTGAGCTGGTTGAGATAGGCGTCACCCTCGTAGGCGATACGCTCGCGCTCGCCATCCACATAAACGCCGGCGAAGGTGGTCGCCTTGATGGAATACTTGCAAAGTTCCCAGATACGGTTGAGTGATTCGTCGGATGAAACGAATGACGAGGCATCCTCGTCCCAACTGCTGGAAAAACCGGAGCGTCGAGTGATGTCCTGTGGTTTCATTTCCCCGGTCCATCCTTCGATTTCGATCCAGCGGAAGGGGATCAATACGCCGAATTCCGTCGGTGTGAGAACCGCCTCGGGCTGTTTGGTGTTCCGGGCATCGGCGGCGGGGGCGACGATGAGGGGCTTGTTTCCCTTGAGCTCCACCTCCGTAGCCGCATACCTCACGCTGCCCGGCGGGGTCCGGTTGATGCGTCCGCCGGCGGATGCCTCGCCGAAGTGAACGATGATTTTTTTTCCACTGCCACCCGGCGGAGGAGTGATCTGCAAGTTTCCAAAAGCCACTTTTCCGAAGTCGACCAAGATGGTGTTCTGATCCACCGGACTGATTCGCACGGGGGCCTCGTCCACGAGACTCACAGGCGCGCTGTAGGCTTGGGGCAGGACAGCAAACATCAGAATGGCGATAAAATGGGCGCTACGGCGCCGGCGGAAGTTCATGACCGGCAGTCTTGGTGGAATCACGAGGCGAGGCAAGAACACGCGGAATCCCATAAATGGGGGATGCGTGCCACCCGGGTGTGTTTTTCCAAATCGCCCTTTCCCTTGGCGTCGGCTGATCTAGCGTGACGGGAATCTCCGATGAGTCCGTGTTTCCAATGCTCCGTCTTTTTCCTGATGATGATCTGTCTGTCCGGTTGCCAGCGACGCCGCGTGTTCGAAACCCCGAAAGCGGTTCCCGTGAGAGAGGACGGTGCCCTGGAACTGCGGTTGATGAGTTTCAACGTGCGTTATGAAAATCCCGGAGACCGCGAATCCAGGTCATGGCGCAAGCGAGTGGTGGGAGCGGTTTCGATGATCCGCAGGGAACGGCCGGATGTCATCGGCATCCAGGAAGCGCTGCATGGTCAGGCTGCGGACCTATGGGCATCCCTGCCGGATTACGAGTTTTTCGGAGTGGGCCGTGATGACGGAAAAATGGCGGGCGAATATGCCGGAATCTTCTACCAGCGGGACCGGTTCGAGCCGGATTCGACGGACTGCGGAACCTTCTGGCTTTCCGACACTCCGGAAAAGGAGGGTTCGAAGTCCTGGGGAAATGAAATTCCCCGCGTGGCGGCGTGGCTCCGTCTGGTAGACCGTGCGACAGGGCGAGGATTTTACGTCATGAACACGCATTGGGACCACCGGAACCAGCCATCGCGGGAGCGCGCCGCCTTGTTGATCGCGCGGCGGATCGACGCCCGGAAGCACGCGGAGGAGCCGGTGGCATTGGTGGGGGATTTCAACTCGATGGAAAACAATCCCGGGCTGATCTATCTGACGGGCCGGAGCGGGCCGCTGGCGGGCTCGACACAGGCCTGGTCCCACGGATTGGCGGACACCTATCAATCGCTGCACGCTGCGGAAAAAAACCGGCGGACGCTGCATTTCTGGAGCGGCCGCAGGGACGGGTTGAAAGTGGATCACATTCTTGTTAGCAAGGGAGCGAGGATCGCCTCCGCGGAGATCGTTTCCCAGGACAAGCCGGAGGTTTCGGACCATTTCCCGGTGACCGCACGGGTGATATTTCCGTCAACACGCCCCTGAACAACGGGACCTGACATATTCGACAAGCGCCTCCCGCCAGAGCCTCGGCGGATGACCAAGCAGGCCGGCGAGGCGGGATGTTCCCATGGCCGTGAACCTGGGCCGTGGGGCGCGGAACGACCGCATTTCCGCGAGAGACTGCCGTCCGATGCCAGGCAACGAGGAAATGACACCGCAGGCCAGCATTTCCTCCACCACTGCGGCGGCCATGTCATGCCAGCTCACCGGTTCGCCGGAGTTGCAGGCATGCAGCACGCCGGTGGCGTGCTGTGAGAGGATGTGCTCCGTCCATTGCGACAAGTCGCTGGTGAAGGTGGGTAATGAAAATTTATCGGAAATCGCGGCCAGCGGCTGTCCCGCGAGCGCGGCTTCGAAAATCTGATCCACGAATGATGTTTTTTCCGGGCCGAACACCCATGACACGCGGATCACGCCATTTCCAGGCCAGGCGAGAACCGCATCCTCGCCAGCCAATTTGCTGCGGCCATAAGCGCTGAGAGGGTGGGGGATTTCCTCCTCGTCGCGCAGGCCGGGATCTTCACCGGCGAAGACATAGTCGGTGCTGAAGTGGTAGACACGGACGTTCCGTGCGGCGGCCCACGACGCGATTTCGGCCGGAGCATCTGAGTTCACCCGCCGCGCGAGCTCCGGATGGTCCTCGCACATTTCCAACGAGGTGATGCCCGCCGGGTTCAGAAACACGTCACACTCAAGCTGCTCCAGTGCGGAAGCCAAGGAACGGGGATCCGCGAGATCGCATATGCTCCTGGGCAGAGGAACGATCTCGTGGTTTGGGGAAAAGTGCCGCACAAGCGCGGCACCCACGCGGCCGGTGGTTCCTGTGACCGCGATTTTCATGGGAGAACTCAGATCAGCCCTTGTTCACGGAGCTCTTCCTCCACGTCATCATAAGCCGGAGCCACGATGCCCGCGTCCCGGATGCGCTGGATGTTCCGGCGCACGCCGAACTTGCTGCGCGGACCCGCCACCAGCCCGGTGACGCCGCCGACGACAAACGGCAGCAGCGCCGCGACGCCGAGCACACCGAGACCGATCCCCACCCCGCGGCGGGCGCTCGGGTGCATCAGGTCGCCCAACAGCAATCCCGCGGCAGCGCCAAGAAGGGCCGGTGCGGTGAGCGCGCTGTTTTCGATCCACGCCGGATTCGTCGTCTCGTAATACTCGTCTGCCATGAGAGAGAACTATCGCTTTTCCGGGTTACCGACAACTCCTGAAAAAGAAAAAAATCGAGCATTCCGGCTTCCTTATTTCTATCAGACCGACCAGTATTGGCGCGCATGCCAGCCCTTTCCGACACCTACGCCCTCATCCTCGCCGGTGGATCCGGCACCCGCTTCTGGCCTCTGAGCCGCAACTCCAAGCCGAAGCAACTGCTGGACCTTTTCGGAACCGGCACGTTGCTGGAACAAACCATCCGCAGGCTCGAGGGACTGGTGCCTCTTGAGAACATCCTCATCCTCACCAACGAACTGCAGGTGGATGCCGTCCGGGAAATCGCTTCCATGCTTCCGGCGGAAAACATTTTCGCCGAGCCCGCGAAACGTGACACGGCTCCTGCCGTGGCCCTCGGCATCGGCCTTGTCGCCGCACGGAATCCGGACGCTGTCATGATGGTGCTGCCGTCCGACCAGCTCATCCAGGACACCGCCGCCTACCACTCGGTCATGCGCGACGCGCTGGCCACCGCGGAGAAATCCGATGGTCTCGTCACCATCGGCATCCGTCCGACATGGGCCTGTCCGTCCTACGGCTATATCGAGCGCGGCGTGCCGGCGGTCATCGAAGGGCTTGAATGCGCGAATCCTCCCGTCGAGGTGAGCCGCTTCCGTGAAAAGCCCGCGCCGGAACTGGCCGAGCAATTCCTCGCCGAAGGAAATTTCTCCTGGAATGCCGGGATGTTCGTCTGGTCCCTGCCGACCGTCATCGAACAACTCGCGAAGTATTCCCCGCAGCTTGCCGACTTCATTTCCGTGCTCCGCGACGCGCCGGATCTCGTCGCGACCGTCGCCACCGAGTTCCCCAAGCTCACGCCCATCTCCATCGACTACGCGCTCATGGAAAATGCCGACCGCGTCCTCAACATCGAAGCGACCTTCGATTGGGACGACGTGGGCTCATGGATCTCCATCGCGAAGTATCTTGAAAACTACGGTGAGGAAAATCGGGCGAACGAAGCCATCACGCAGAGTGATTCCCAGAACAACATCATTTTCAACGCCCGTCCGGGAACCCGGGTCGCGTTGTTGGGCGTGGACGACCTCATCGTGGTGCAAACCGGGGACGCATTGTTGATCGCGAACCGCCACCAGGCGGATTCGATCAAGAAACTTTCCGATCTGCTGCCCAAGGAGCTGCTGTGAGAAGTTGAGAGTTGTTGGTTGAGAGTAAGAAATAGACTCAAGCCCGCCTGCTGCTTTCCATTGGAAAATCATACTCTTTCTCTCAACCATCGACACTCAACACTCATCTTCTTCCCATCCCGCGCTGGGCATCGATCATGGCGACGCCCGCATCGGCGTCGCCGCCACCGACGACTTCGGCATCCTCGCCCATCCGGTCGAAACCATCGACCAGGCCAAAGGCGATCCCATCGAACGGATCGCCCAACTGGTGGCGGCACGTAAGATCCAAACCCTGGTTCTCGGCCTGCCGGTCCGCATGGACGGCAGCGAGGGGAGTTCCGCGGCAAAAGTCCGCGCCTTCGGTGATTTGTTGCGCGCCCGTGTTCCCGACGTCCCACTGGTTTTCGTCGATGAAACACTGACCACCTCCACCGCCGCGACGAAACTCCGCGAGGCGGGCCGCAAGGCGAAGCAGCAGAAGTCCGTCATCGACCAGGCGGCCGCAGTGGAGATCTTGAACACGTGGATGGGCGAATGAGGTTCCCTCAAACCCATGGACGGGTCGTGAGATTTCGTCTTGTGGCGTCTCTTCAACTTCTGTCTCATGCACACCCGCCAACGATGAATATGAAATTCAAACTCACCTGCTTGTTTTCCTTCGCAGCCCTGATGCTCGTCACGGGATGTCTGGTCCGCGAGACCGTCACCGTGAATGGTGAGGTGAAAGAGCAGGACTTGAAATTCAAGCGTCCGATCAAGGAGGCGATCGAGAACACCGAGCATCCGCAGAACGATTACTGATTTGCCTGATGCGGCTCAAACTCACCATCGCCTACGACGGTCGTCCTTACAACGGCTGGCAGTCCCAGGCCTGCGGAAACACCGTGCAGGACATCGTCCAGGTGGCGCTGGCGGAAGTGGCCAAGCAGCCGCTGCGGCTTCACGGTTCCGGGCGCACCGACACCGGCGTGCACGCGCTCGCACAGATCGCCCATTTCGATGCTCCGGAAGGAGTTTCAATGAACCCGTTCAACTGGGTTCCCGCCTTGAACTGCAAGCTGCCCGCCACCATCCGTATCATGGCCTGCGAGGAGGTGCCGGCGGATTTCCACAGCCGGTTCTCCGCTATCGGGAAAATTTATCATTACGACCTCTGCACCGATCCGGTTCTGCCGCCGCTCAAGGCCGGTCTCGCCTGGCACGTTCCGCGCCAGCTCGATGTGGATGTGCTGTGGGACGCGCTCGCGCTTTTCATCGGGCGGCACGACTTCCATGCCTTCGCCGCCTATCGGGGAAATGAGACTCCCGACATCGACTGGTGCCGGACCATCGAGTCCGTCGAACTGACGACACTGCAGGACGGCTACCAGATTTCCTACAAGGGTGATGGATTTTTGTACAAGATGGTCCGCCTCCTGACCGGCGGGGCCGTCCATGCGGCGCAGGGGCGCATCCGGCTCGACGACTTCGCCGACCTGCTGGATCAGCCCGCGGGACTGCCTCGCGGAAAGTCCCCGCTTTGTGCGCCGGCGGACGGATTGTTCCTCGAAAAGGTGCTCTATCCGGACATGTGACGGAATCGTCACCTATATCGAACCGTAGGACACGGTTCGATATGCTGTGTTTTCCTGCGGTTTAAAGAACCGCAGAGATATGAAAATCGACATCGTCACCGATACATTTTCCCCGGATGTGAATGGCGTCGCCATGACACTGGGCCGTCTCACGGATGGTCTGAGAAAGCGGGGACACCGGGTCCATGTCATTCATACCGGTGAATCGGCCGGTCCGGGCGAGACGTCGTCGCCCTCGGTGCCATTGCCTGGCTACAGGGAGGTCCGGGTCGGACTGCCGGAGCCATTCAAACTGCGTGCCCGCTGGCTGAAAAAACGTCCGGATGCCATCTATGTGGCGACGGAAAGCCCCTTGGGGAAATCCGCGCTCAAGGCGGCGAACGCGCTGGGCATCCCTGTGGCGACAGGCTTTCACACGAATTTCCACCAATACATGGAGCAATACCGCATGGGCGGCCTGCAGCCCGTGGCAATGGCCTATCTCCGGCGCTTCCATCAACGGGCCAACTGCACGCTCACCCCATCCCAGGATACGGTGGACAAGCTTCTGGCGGACGGATTCACCAATGTCCATCTGCTGGGCAGGGGGGTGGATACCGGGTTGTATCATCCGGCGAAACGTTGCGAGACATTGCGTGCCGAGTGGGGTGCCAGGCCCGGAGCCCCGGTGGCGATCATCGTCGGTCGTGTGGCGGCGGAGAAGAATTTCGACCTCGCGATCGCCGTCTTTGAACAAATGAGGAAAGCCGTGCCGGATGTGAGGTGCGTCGTCGTGGGAGACGGGCCGCTGCGTGAAAAACTGGCGGCCCGGCATGATCATCTTCATTTCTCCGGAATGAGGCTGGGTGAGGATCTTGCCAGGCATTACGCTTCGGCGGACGTGTTGATTTTTCCGAGTGAGACGGAAACCTTCGGGAACGTGCTGCTGGAAGGAATGGCCAGCGGTCTGGTCACCGTGAGCTATGATTATGCCGCCGCCGGGCTGCATGTGCGCTCGGGTGAAAACGGTTTGAAGGTGGCGAAGGGCGATGCGGACGGGTTCCTCCAACAGTCGGTCGCCGCCTTGGGCATCCGTCCGGAAAACCACCTGCGCCTTGCCGCGCGCGAAACCGCGGAGCAACTGGGATGGGAGGAGGTCGTCAGGAGCTTCGAGAGCCGTTTGGAAAACATGGCCGGCATCACGTCCGCCTCCCCGCAACCCTATGAAATCTCCAAGCGTCCGAAGCTTTCCTGCCGCACGGTGTTTCTATCAGACATCCATCTGGGCACGCCGGACAGCAAGGCGGACGAGGTGGTGGATTTCCTCAAGCACCTTTGCTGCGAAAAACTGGTGCTGAATGGTGACATCATCGACGGCTGGGCGTTGAAACGCGGTGGCAAGTGGAGCAACCGTCACAGCCGGTTCATCCGCAAGGTGCTCAAGATGACGGAAAAGGACGGCACCGAGGTGATCTATCTCAGGGGAAACCATGATGACATCCTGGAGCGGTTCCTGCCACTGGCATTCGGCCAGATCCGTTTCACCAAGGAGCACATCCATATCACGAAAACGGGAAAACGCTATCTGGTGGTGCATGGGGACGGATTCGACAGTGTCTCCACCAACCACCGCTGGCTGGCTTCGCTCGGTGCGGTGGGTTATAATTTCCTGCTGCGGGTCAACCGCATCTACAACCTGTGGCGCTCGTGGCGGGGGAAAGAGTATTTCTCACTCAGCAAGACGGTGAAGGCGAGGGTGAAGTCGGCGGTGAGTTTCGTGGATCGCTACGAAGAACTCCTTCAGGAACTCGCCCGCCACAAGGAGTGCGACGGCATCATTTGCGGCCACATCCATACGCCGGAAGACAAGCAGGTCGGCGACACCCATTACCTGAACTCCGGTGACTGGGTGGAGAGCCTCACCGGCATCATCGAGCATCACGACGGGCGGATGGAACTGGTGAAATATGAGGAATTCATCAAATCCCTCGGCGGAGCCGCCGCTGCCCGCGAAA
Protein-coding regions in this window:
- a CDS encoding acylphosphatase; this encodes MIAKQVIFEGRVQGVGFRYTVKELARGFDVCGWVKNLPDGTVELQAMGEKDELESFIREIAEESNVAHHIRNLTAVKIPLLENCRGFSIER
- a CDS encoding family 78 glycoside hydrolase catalytic domain translates to MFAVLPQAYSAPVSLVDEAPVRISPVDQNTILVDFGKVAFGNLQITPPPGGSGKKIIVHFGEASAGGRINRTPPGSVRYAATEVELKGNKPLIVAPAADARNTKQPEAVLTPTEFGVLIPFRWIEIEGWTGEMKPQDITRRSGFSSSWDEDASSFVSSDESLNRIWELCKYSIKATTFAGVYVDGERERIAYEGDAYLNQLSHYYTEGDIEMARDTFDRLMKYPTWPTEWATHMIFMAHADWMWTGDVEWLAARYPGLKGKLHLRHARADGLIVTPKDEIKNDLVDWPAGERDGHVFKPVNTVMNAFHLRGLTCMAELARALEREGDAAYYEQNLMTARASFHRVLFDPARGLYRDGEGTDHASLHANLFPIAFGVVPPDCREKIVRWLGGRGMACSVYAAQYLLEGLFENDAAAQAIELITAPNDRSWKHMLDSGTTITWEAWDQKYKPNQDWNHAWGAAPANLFPRYILGAYPLAPGWTRVSIAPNPGNLKNAGGKIPTPRGPLHVRWENGGTFKLTLSLPPGSSARVRLPAGEKSDGVLSDGKPVMAYREGPWWVVAQDVSGKVSLETRNP
- a CDS encoding endonuclease/exonuclease/phosphatase family protein, coding for MMICLSGCQRRRVFETPKAVPVREDGALELRLMSFNVRYENPGDRESRSWRKRVVGAVSMIRRERPDVIGIQEALHGQAADLWASLPDYEFFGVGRDDGKMAGEYAGIFYQRDRFEPDSTDCGTFWLSDTPEKEGSKSWGNEIPRVAAWLRLVDRATGRGFYVMNTHWDHRNQPSRERAALLIARRIDARKHAEEPVALVGDFNSMENNPGLIYLTGRSGPLAGSTQAWSHGLADTYQSLHAAEKNRRTLHFWSGRRDGLKVDHILVSKGARIASAEIVSQDKPEVSDHFPVTARVIFPSTRP
- a CDS encoding SDR family oxidoreductase codes for the protein MKIAVTGTTGRVGAALVRHFSPNHEIVPLPRSICDLADPRSLASALEQLECDVFLNPAGITSLEMCEDHPELARRVNSDAPAEIASWAAARNVRVYHFSTDYVFAGEDPGLRDEEEIPHPLSAYGRSKLAGEDAVLAWPGNGVIRVSWVFGPEKTSFVDQIFEAALAGQPLAAISDKFSLPTFTSDLSQWTEHILSQHATGVLHACNSGEPVSWHDMAAAVVEEMLACGVISSLPGIGRQSLAEMRSFRAPRPRFTAMGTSRLAGLLGHPPRLWREALVEYVRSRCSGAC
- a CDS encoding mannose-1-phosphate guanylyltransferase, whose amino-acid sequence is MPALSDTYALILAGGSGTRFWPLSRNSKPKQLLDLFGTGTLLEQTIRRLEGLVPLENILILTNELQVDAVREIASMLPAENIFAEPAKRDTAPAVALGIGLVAARNPDAVMMVLPSDQLIQDTAAYHSVMRDALATAEKSDGLVTIGIRPTWACPSYGYIERGVPAVIEGLECANPPVEVSRFREKPAPELAEQFLAEGNFSWNAGMFVWSLPTVIEQLAKYSPQLADFISVLRDAPDLVATVATEFPKLTPISIDYALMENADRVLNIEATFDWDDVGSWISIAKYLENYGEENRANEAITQSDSQNNIIFNARPGTRVALLGVDDLIVVQTGDALLIANRHQADSIKKLSDLLPKELL
- the ruvX gene encoding Holliday junction resolvase RuvX; protein product: MLAHPVETIDQAKGDPIERIAQLVAARKIQTLVLGLPVRMDGSEGSSAAKVRAFGDLLRARVPDVPLVFVDETLTTSTAATKLREAGRKAKQQKSVIDQAAAVEILNTWMGE
- the truA gene encoding tRNA pseudouridine(38-40) synthase TruA, encoding MRLKLTIAYDGRPYNGWQSQACGNTVQDIVQVALAEVAKQPLRLHGSGRTDTGVHALAQIAHFDAPEGVSMNPFNWVPALNCKLPATIRIMACEEVPADFHSRFSAIGKIYHYDLCTDPVLPPLKAGLAWHVPRQLDVDVLWDALALFIGRHDFHAFAAYRGNETPDIDWCRTIESVELTTLQDGYQISYKGDGFLYKMVRLLTGGAVHAAQGRIRLDDFADLLDQPAGLPRGKSPLCAPADGLFLEKVLYPDM
- a CDS encoding glycosyltransferase is translated as MKIDIVTDTFSPDVNGVAMTLGRLTDGLRKRGHRVHVIHTGESAGPGETSSPSVPLPGYREVRVGLPEPFKLRARWLKKRPDAIYVATESPLGKSALKAANALGIPVATGFHTNFHQYMEQYRMGGLQPVAMAYLRRFHQRANCTLTPSQDTVDKLLADGFTNVHLLGRGVDTGLYHPAKRCETLRAEWGARPGAPVAIIVGRVAAEKNFDLAIAVFEQMRKAVPDVRCVVVGDGPLREKLAARHDHLHFSGMRLGEDLARHYASADVLIFPSETETFGNVLLEGMASGLVTVSYDYAAAGLHVRSGENGLKVAKGDADGFLQQSVAALGIRPENHLRLAARETAEQLGWEEVVRSFESRLENMAGITSASPQPYEISKRPKLSCRTVFLSDIHLGTPDSKADEVVDFLKHLCCEKLVLNGDIIDGWALKRGGKWSNRHSRFIRKVLKMTEKDGTEVIYLRGNHDDILERFLPLAFGQIRFTKEHIHITKTGKRYLVVHGDGFDSVSTNHRWLASLGAVGYNFLLRVNRIYNLWRSWRGKEYFSLSKTVKARVKSAVSFVDRYEELLQELARHKECDGIICGHIHTPEDKQVGDTHYLNSGDWVESLTGIIEHHDGRMELVKYEEFIKSLGGAAAARERQTAGQLL